GTAGTAGATGAACAGCTCGCCGGAGAAACGGACGAAGTCCATGCGCCCGGTGCTCTCGCTCCAGCGCCCGCCCGCGTAGGCGATCCCTACGGGCAGCCAGAGCGCGATCGGCAGGTGCAACGCGGTCAACATCTCCGTGTCGCTCCCTGGCTCGAACGGATAGACGTTGGCGAAAACGACCGCGGCCGCGAATGCCAGAGCCAGCCACGCCCATGTGCGCCCGCTCAGCCGCCGCTTCCAGACGAAGTAGCCGGTCAGGAGGGGAAAGACGAACAGACTGAAGTTCCGCAGGTAGAACGGCATGTCCGCCGTGCCCCACTTCAGCCCGAACAGCTCAGGGACCTTGACCGCCAGCGCTGCCACCGTTGCGAGCGCGAAGACGACGATCGTCTCGGTCCGCGCCGAGTCCACCGGCTGATCGCTACCGGTGGACCCGATGACCAGTTGCTTCCACAGCCGCTCCGAGTGCTCGCGCGCGAATTCGTTGGAGATCGCGTCCAGCGCACCCATCCGCTTCACCGCCACCAGGAGAGCCTCGTTCTCCGACAGGCCGGCGGTGCGGAGCGCGGTCACCTCGCCGCGCAGGTGATCTTCCAGCTCCTCCACGTCCACTGCCCGGATCGCCCGGCGTCGGCGAAGATAGCTCCGCCACTGCTCGATCTGCCCCTCGAGCGAGTCGCTGGATCCGAGGTCCGTTGCGGGGTCAGCCATGGGATGCCACCGGCGAGGGCAATGTCCCCATCGAAAGCGACACCGCGGGCCAGACGGTACGCAGTGCGGCGTCCACCGTCTGCCACTGCTGACGCTGCTCCGTGAGCTGCGCTCGACCTCGGGCCGTGAGGTGATAGTACTTGCGCTTTCGGCCTGTCTCGGAGGCGCCCCACTTGCCCTTGATGTGCCCCTGCCGCTCGAGGCGGTGGAGCACCGGGTAGAGCATGCCGTCGGTCCATTGGAGCTTGCCGCCGGACAGCTCACTCACACGCTTGAGGATGGCGTACCCGTAGGAGTCACCCTCGGCCAGGATGGCGAGGACCAGCGGAGAGGCGGTGGCGGCGACGAGATCCTTATTGATGTCCATGGTCTCTTCCGTACGCAGCGGAGCCGAGTACCTTGATCTACAATACATCGTGCCTCTATGTATGGCAAGAGTCCGTGGGCTTCCCCGGTTGCCCGGACAGTGCCTGACGGCAATATGCGCCTCCCCGAATGCGCAATCAAAGCGGCCGCTCAGCCGCGGCTCACTTGCCCCCCTTTGCAGTCTTCTTGCGCAACGCGTCCACCTGCTCCGCGATCGCCGGGCCGAAATCCTCGGACTCCCAGAAGGGACGGATCTCCAGGTCGCTCGGCCCCGGCATCGGGTTCGGGCACCGCTTCGCCCACTCGACCGCCTCGACCATCGAGCGCACCTGCCAGACCCAGAAGCCGGCCACCAGCTCCTTGGTCTCCGCGAACGGGCCGTCGGTCACCGACCGCTCTGTGCCGCTGAAGTGGATCCGTTTCCCGAACTTGCTGGGCCTGAGCCCGTCGCCGGATAGCATGATCCCCGCCTTCACTAATTCCTCGTTGTACTTCCCCATCGCCTCGAACATCTCGGCGGCGCCTTCCATCTCGAGGGGAGTGTTCTCCGCCTCGGACTCCTTCGTCGCCTTCACCATCACCATTACGCGCATATGGCCTCCTTTGGGTGGGGAGCCGAAGCCCGGGGTGGGCTCCGATCGGACTCTACCTGTCTGTCGAACGGAGTGGGGGAAAATCGACAGATCAGTCGAAGAACTCCATCAT
This window of the Gemmatimonadales bacterium genome carries:
- a CDS encoding helix-turn-helix transcriptional regulator is translated as MDINKDLVAATASPLVLAILAEGDSYGYAILKRVSELSGGKLQWTDGMLYPVLHRLERQGHIKGKWGASETGRKRKYYHLTARGRAQLTEQRQQWQTVDAALRTVWPAVSLSMGTLPSPVASHG
- a CDS encoding YciI family protein; its protein translation is MRVMVMVKATKESEAENTPLEMEGAAEMFEAMGKYNEELVKAGIMLSGDGLRPSKFGKRIHFSGTERSVTDGPFAETKELVAGFWVWQVRSMVEAVEWAKRCPNPMPGPSDLEIRPFWESEDFGPAIAEQVDALRKKTAKGGK
- a CDS encoding permease prefix domain 1-containing protein, translated to MADPATDLGSSDSLEGQIEQWRSYLRRRRAIRAVDVEELEDHLRGEVTALRTAGLSENEALLVAVKRMGALDAISNEFAREHSERLWKQLVIGSTGSDQPVDSARTETIVVFALATVAALAVKVPELFGLKWGTADMPFYLRNFSLFVFPLLTGYFVWKRRLSGRTWAWLALAFAAAVVFANVYPFEPGSDTEMLTALHLPIALWLPVGIAYAGGRWSESTGRMDFVRFSGELFIYYALIALGGGVLVGFTMGMFQAIGINAEPVVRDWLVPCGMLGAVIVASWLVEAKQSVIENMAPVLTRLFTPLFALTLLVFLGTMVWTGRGIDIERNALIAFDLLLVLVLGLLLYSISARDPEAPPAGFDLLLVLLLVSALVADAFALAAIGARISELGFTPNRVAALGENLVLLGNLGWSTVLYVRFLRGHGPFASLERWQTAYLPTYSVWAAIVVVGFPPVFGFG